In a genomic window of Methanoregula sp. UBA64:
- a CDS encoding DUF5350 domain-containing protein gives MGKTGTTLWSQVKGVKGQIRLVPKKEGERKSPGPNQRFKSSINLRKVDQAAAEEQQHGRGGRRGGSGGRGGRGGRRGGDRSGGSGMNESTASPLIRRRMRRAKVSALGAKAKSSK, from the coding sequence ATGGGTAAGACAGGTACAACCCTCTGGTCACAGGTCAAGGGCGTTAAGGGGCAGATCCGGCTCGTCCCGAAAAAAGAAGGCGAGCGCAAGAGCCCGGGACCCAACCAGCGGTTCAAGTCAAGCATCAATTTACGCAAAGTCGACCAGGCAGCAGCTGAGGAACAGCAGCACGGACGCGGCGGCAGGCGCGGCGGATCTGGCGGACGCGGTGGGCGTGGCGGCAGGCGCGGCGGCGACCGGTCCGGTGGCTCGGGCATGAACGAGTCTACGGCAAGCCCGCTCATCCGCCGGCGCATGCGCCGGGCAAAAGTCTCTGCCCTCGGGGCAAAGGCAAAATCCTCGAAATAA
- a CDS encoding nitroreductase family protein, with the protein MDYSEFSGFLLGRCSVREFDPEPLADEDITSVVAAAQLAPSAGNLEAWDVVVVTDEDARQAMSDAAFGQAHVAEAPALFVVCANYIRSMSQYGERGILYAVEDATIACTYMMLAARARGLSSCWTGAFEEDEVREYLGLPAHIRPLAILAVGKSSAPVRRAEHMDIENHLHYNTW; encoded by the coding sequence ATGGACTACTCTGAATTTTCCGGTTTCCTTCTGGGCCGCTGCTCGGTCCGGGAGTTCGACCCGGAACCGCTCGCCGATGAAGACATAACCTCTGTGGTAGCCGCAGCCCAGCTGGCGCCGAGCGCCGGCAATCTCGAAGCCTGGGATGTGGTCGTGGTGACCGACGAGGACGCCCGGCAGGCCATGTCCGATGCAGCATTCGGGCAGGCCCATGTGGCAGAAGCGCCGGCGCTCTTTGTGGTCTGCGCAAATTACATCCGCTCGATGTCGCAGTACGGGGAACGCGGGATCCTGTATGCCGTCGAGGACGCGACCATTGCCTGCACGTACATGATGCTTGCCGCCCGGGCCCGGGGGCTCTCGTCCTGCTGGACCGGGGCATTCGAAGAGGACGAGGTCCGGGAATATCTCGGACTTCCCGCCCATATCCGGCCCTTAGCGATCCTTGCTGTCGGAAAAAGCAGCGCCCCGGTGCGGCGGGCGGAGCACATGGATATCGAAAACCACCTCCATTATAATACGTGGTAG
- a CDS encoding DUF555 domain-containing protein: MPDYLVTLESAWYIKEAKSLDDAIGIAISEAGKRLNPSAKFVEVEAGMLECPFCEQPLSSAIVVADTALVGLILEMRVFRAESKEHAGRIAKSVIGKALHEVPLKLMDVEEI; encoded by the coding sequence ATGCCGGACTACCTGGTAACACTGGAATCTGCATGGTACATCAAGGAAGCAAAGTCGCTTGACGATGCGATCGGTATTGCAATCAGCGAAGCGGGCAAGCGCCTCAACCCCTCGGCAAAGTTTGTCGAGGTCGAAGCGGGGATGCTCGAATGCCCGTTCTGCGAACAGCCGCTCTCAAGCGCAATTGTGGTCGCGGACACGGCACTCGTCGGCCTGATACTCGAGATGAGGGTGTTTCGGGCCGAATCAAAGGAGCACGCGGGCCGGATTGCAAAATCCGTGATAGGAAAGGCTCTCCACGAGGTGCCGCTCAAACTTATGGACGTGGAAGAGATATGA
- a CDS encoding carbohydrate kinase family protein encodes MIHIVGHTAVDHISRVAHLPKENQSTHITERRILFGGGAANIAAGIAVLGEDVTLHSCVGDDFAGSEYEKWMETLGISRQFFTVPGTHTPTAFMFTDDAGDQMTFFEWGASKAFATSEAPALPLVHMATADPEFNCRVAEKSEFVSFDPGQDVFWYTKEQLESILSNSDILFANKHEVQKMCETLGTTKEALIKMVGMAIFTMSGDGSTLYAGGSEHVIPAIPVTLADPTGAGDSYRAGFLSAYVRGYSPLACCRVGTVTASYVVEHTGCQTHLPTWDQMLERYSRHFGTLEQPAPRG; translated from the coding sequence ATGATCCATATCGTCGGGCACACCGCGGTCGACCATATCTCCCGCGTGGCCCATCTCCCCAAAGAGAACCAGTCAACCCATATCACCGAACGCCGGATCCTGTTCGGCGGCGGGGCGGCAAACATTGCTGCCGGGATTGCGGTCCTTGGGGAGGACGTCACCCTCCATTCCTGCGTTGGCGACGATTTTGCCGGCAGCGAGTACGAGAAATGGATGGAGACGCTCGGCATTAGCCGGCAGTTTTTTACCGTGCCCGGCACGCACACGCCGACCGCGTTCATGTTCACGGACGATGCCGGCGACCAGATGACGTTTTTCGAGTGGGGCGCATCAAAGGCCTTTGCAACCTCCGAGGCCCCGGCGCTTCCCCTTGTCCACATGGCAACGGCCGATCCCGAGTTCAACTGCCGGGTGGCGGAAAAGAGCGAGTTTGTCTCCTTTGACCCGGGCCAGGACGTATTCTGGTATACAAAAGAGCAGCTCGAATCCATTCTCTCGAACTCCGATATCCTCTTTGCAAACAAGCACGAGGTGCAGAAGATGTGCGAGACGCTGGGCACGACAAAAGAAGCGCTCATAAAAATGGTGGGAATGGCGATCTTTACCATGAGCGGCGACGGGAGCACGCTGTACGCGGGCGGGAGCGAACACGTGATCCCGGCGATCCCGGTTACCCTTGCCGACCCGACCGGGGCCGGCGATTCGTACCGGGCCGGGTTCCTCTCCGCGTACGTGCGGGGGTATTCTCCCCTTGCCTGCTGCCGGGTGGGAACGGTCACTGCCTCCTATGTGGTCGAACACACCGGCTGCCAGACGCATCTTCCCACCTGGGATCAGATGCTCGAACGGTACAGCCGCCACTTTGGCACGCTGGAACAACCGGCGCCGCGGGGGTAG
- a CDS encoding DUF2070 family protein — MAMAGDVKLGQLTKYLFSAPSWPVSLLIMIVLGLVIDGAIARVWVQLPFSGTLAFTIPAIAAFVLTKPIIDFSGKTMTWNRSALLALSCTVFGVIITFASLAGGIRYLPLFYGISLGFVFGLRLFVLVAISDYRVPRMILPAVTQSGVGVIAGWFLFSPGWVAFALILHVVFGLGFAILVWLIERPLYRAFRIRGLAFVNAFVANMTDGSKKEMEDFFRDIGEEIYVPQVCLFFRRAAKKPVLFTVPNLHPGPMGEIGGGNLPKLIHDRMTKEETLVPHGCASHDFNLVSENEIDKVIAAIEASKKDCAYDPGATPSRSITCGTVKILYQRFGNSILMISTRSPEMTEDLDYSIGLAIMAEGHRWFPHVAFVDAHNCMTDLSSAVLPATLTATEYQKGAAGAMESCSNAPLAPFKVGYARRHLPYSRDEGFGDLGVQVMVVETAGQKTAYVLFDGNNMAGGVREALCEKIRTLVDATEVMTTDTHVVNTITGKNPVGLTIPAETFLPLVMDTVREAIADLGDAECAATTAQCEHVVVFGSNRISQLASTVNAMLIFVAPLSLAMLLLAFLLSLAAYVVLV; from the coding sequence ATGGCAATGGCAGGGGATGTCAAACTCGGGCAGCTGACAAAGTATCTCTTCAGCGCCCCGTCGTGGCCGGTCTCCCTCCTCATCATGATCGTCCTTGGCCTGGTCATCGACGGCGCTATCGCCCGGGTCTGGGTCCAGCTCCCGTTCTCGGGAACCCTTGCCTTTACCATCCCGGCAATCGCGGCATTCGTGCTCACCAAGCCCATCATCGATTTTTCCGGCAAGACGATGACGTGGAACCGGTCGGCGCTCCTTGCGCTCTCCTGCACGGTCTTTGGCGTCATCATCACGTTCGCCTCGCTCGCGGGCGGGATCCGGTACCTTCCGCTCTTTTACGGGATCTCGCTCGGGTTTGTCTTTGGCCTGCGCCTCTTTGTCCTTGTTGCCATCTCCGATTACCGCGTGCCCCGGATGATCCTGCCGGCCGTGACGCAGAGCGGTGTCGGCGTTATTGCCGGGTGGTTCCTCTTCTCCCCGGGCTGGGTGGCATTTGCCCTCATCCTCCACGTGGTCTTTGGCCTCGGGTTTGCTATCCTTGTCTGGCTGATCGAGCGCCCGCTCTACCGTGCGTTCCGCATCCGCGGGCTCGCGTTCGTGAACGCGTTCGTGGCAAACATGACCGACGGCTCGAAAAAGGAGATGGAGGACTTTTTCCGGGACATCGGCGAGGAGATCTACGTGCCGCAGGTCTGCCTCTTTTTCAGGCGGGCTGCAAAAAAGCCGGTCCTCTTTACCGTCCCGAACCTCCACCCCGGGCCCATGGGCGAGATCGGGGGCGGCAACCTCCCGAAGCTCATCCACGACCGGATGACAAAAGAGGAGACCCTCGTCCCCCACGGCTGCGCCTCGCACGACTTCAACCTGGTCTCGGAGAACGAGATCGACAAGGTGATTGCGGCTATCGAAGCCTCAAAGAAGGACTGCGCCTACGATCCCGGTGCAACGCCCTCGCGGAGCATAACCTGCGGGACGGTAAAGATCCTGTACCAGCGGTTTGGGAATTCCATTCTGATGATCTCGACCCGGTCGCCGGAGATGACCGAAGATCTCGATTACTCCATCGGCCTTGCGATCATGGCAGAAGGCCACCGCTGGTTCCCGCACGTGGCATTTGTCGATGCGCATAACTGCATGACCGATCTCTCGTCTGCCGTGCTCCCGGCAACGCTGACTGCGACCGAGTACCAGAAAGGGGCGGCGGGCGCCATGGAATCGTGCAGCAACGCCCCCCTTGCACCGTTTAAGGTCGGGTATGCCCGCAGGCACCTGCCCTATTCCCGGGACGAGGGATTCGGGGATCTCGGCGTGCAGGTGATGGTGGTGGAGACGGCCGGGCAGAAGACCGCATATGTCCTCTTTGACGGGAACAATATGGCAGGCGGTGTCCGCGAGGCCCTGTGCGAAAAGATCCGCACGCTTGTCGATGCCACCGAAGTGATGACAACCGATACCCACGTGGTCAACACGATCACCGGCAAGAACCCGGTCGGGCTGACCATCCCGGCAGAAACCTTCCTCCCGCTCGTGATGGACACTGTCCGCGAGGCTATTGCCGATCTGGGCGATGCCGAGTGTGCGGCAACAACGGCGCAGTGCGAGCACGTGGTGGTCTTTGGCTCCAACCGGATCTCGCAGCTCGCGAGCACGGTAAACGCGATGCTCATCTTTGTGGCGCCGCTCTCGCTTGCCATGCTGCTTCTGGCATTCCTGCTTTCGCTTGCGGCATACGTGGTGCTGGTGTAG
- a CDS encoding TOBE domain-containing protein: MKISARNMLKGTVKSITPGAVNSEIVIELPGGQLITSIITKKSVESLGLAPGKVAYAVIKSSEVMVAVD; this comes from the coding sequence ATGAAGATCAGCGCACGAAACATGCTCAAAGGCACGGTAAAATCGATCACCCCGGGAGCCGTCAACTCCGAGATCGTTATCGAACTTCCCGGCGGCCAGCTCATCACCTCGATCATCACGAAGAAGTCCGTGGAATCGCTCGGGCTTGCACCCGGCAAGGTGGCATACGCTGTCATCAAGTCGAGCGAAGTCATGGTTGCAGTAGACTAA
- a CDS encoding HEPN domain-containing protein: MQSLEQAREWITEAGFDCDAGAVRSALMAAYMGYFHAARAILIRDGIREKSHYCIGVYLEACRDAGLLEDEWVLQFDHMRGLRQDDQYSLDARPTSEEVRQAISDAKKFIERMDLLLKTPR; this comes from the coding sequence ATGCAGTCCCTTGAACAGGCCCGCGAGTGGATAACCGAAGCCGGCTTTGACTGCGATGCCGGCGCGGTGCGTTCTGCCCTCATGGCTGCATACATGGGATATTTCCACGCGGCCCGGGCAATTCTCATCCGTGACGGGATCCGGGAGAAAAGCCATTACTGCATTGGCGTATATCTCGAAGCCTGCCGGGACGCGGGACTGCTGGAAGACGAATGGGTACTACAGTTCGATCACATGCGGGGATTACGGCAGGACGATCAGTACAGCCTGGATGCCCGCCCTACTTCGGAAGAGGTCAGGCAGGCCATATCAGACGCTAAAAAATTTATCGAGCGCATGGACCTGCTCCTGAAAACTCCGCGATAA
- a CDS encoding MarR family transcriptional regulator, whose protein sequence is MNEQLHDLSALFRTGERVTLLRAVLLVPACTVQQIAAKTGLSKGLVSPYLALLEHEGLLTRTDRTYHLEFSPMTLAVKRLLNTDLVAAAFKKPAWACGTGIYGSWAAGTNTEESDIDLWVYVKTLPSGVMVAELEREVSRAVSAEARVLVLTQEKMAGLKQSDEPFYRSFVKQSITLEGESPDTS, encoded by the coding sequence ATGAACGAACAACTGCATGATCTCTCCGCACTCTTCCGGACCGGGGAACGCGTCACCCTGCTCCGCGCCGTCCTGCTTGTACCGGCCTGCACCGTGCAGCAAATCGCCGCAAAGACCGGGTTATCAAAAGGCCTCGTCTCCCCGTACCTTGCCCTGCTCGAACATGAAGGCCTGCTCACGCGGACCGACCGCACATACCATCTGGAATTTTCCCCAATGACCCTTGCCGTAAAACGTCTGCTCAATACCGATCTCGTCGCCGCCGCATTCAAAAAACCGGCATGGGCTTGTGGCACCGGCATCTACGGGAGCTGGGCCGCCGGGACAAACACGGAAGAGAGCGACATCGATCTCTGGGTGTACGTAAAAACCCTGCCATCCGGGGTGATGGTCGCAGAACTTGAGCGGGAAGTATCGCGTGCAGTTTCTGCCGAAGCCCGGGTCCTGGTCCTGACACAGGAAAAAATGGCCGGGCTCAAACAGAGCGATGAACCGTTTTACCGGTCCTTTGTAAAACAATCAATCACGCTCGAAGGTGAATCTCCTGACACGTCTTGA
- a CDS encoding type II toxin-antitoxin system VapC family toxin, whose amino-acid sequence MAVRQESDATVFIDANIFLNIVLGTGKDAAACTRFLEDADAGIFPSATSVIVLNEVLHRLLIASVVSSSGIDPESAVRQMKLHPELVREAENVREVMEDIRSIRPMVVYGITPQTFERSLAVMQEWGLLGNDALHIACMEEHSIEIIATYDRDFSRVHGINARKPDEV is encoded by the coding sequence ATGGCAGTCCGTCAGGAAAGCGACGCGACTGTTTTTATCGATGCAAACATTTTCTTAAACATTGTCCTTGGCACCGGCAAAGATGCTGCTGCCTGTACCCGGTTCCTGGAAGATGCAGATGCAGGAATATTTCCCAGCGCAACCTCGGTTATTGTGCTCAACGAAGTTCTTCACCGGCTCCTCATCGCTTCCGTTGTCAGCAGCAGCGGAATCGATCCAGAATCGGCAGTCCGCCAGATGAAACTGCACCCGGAGCTTGTCCGGGAAGCAGAGAATGTCCGGGAAGTGATGGAGGATATCCGGAGTATCCGCCCCATGGTTGTGTACGGGATCACCCCCCAGACATTCGAACGATCCCTGGCTGTCATGCAGGAATGGGGGCTTCTTGGGAACGATGCACTTCATATCGCATGCATGGAAGAGCATTCAATCGAAATTATCGCGACCTATGACCGGGACTTTTCCCGGGTCCATGGGATCAATGCCCGGAAACCGGACGAAGTCTGA
- a CDS encoding nucleotidyltransferase family protein: protein MKRLETAAPAIRTKFGVKRIGIFGSFARGEQTRKSDVDVLVDFLPGKETYANFMNLADYLENLCGRKVDILSEKWMSPLLKPFISQDVIWIEI, encoded by the coding sequence ATGAAAAGGCTGGAAACCGCAGCACCAGCCATCCGCACAAAATTCGGGGTGAAACGTATCGGTATCTTTGGCTCCTTTGCCCGTGGCGAACAGACGCGGAAAAGCGATGTTGATGTTCTTGTCGATTTTTTGCCGGGCAAGGAAACGTACGCAAATTTCATGAACCTCGCGGACTATTTAGAGAATCTCTGCGGCAGGAAAGTGGACATCCTTTCGGAAAAATGGATGTCCCCACTCCTGAAACCCTTCATCAGCCAGGATGTGATCTGGATTGAAATCTGA
- a CDS encoding AAA family ATPase → MTQRPFTIALSGKGGTGKTTTSSLLVRAFIAAGQTPVLAVDADPNANFHEALGVEVKETLGSMREEAFTRNIPPGMNRHDYVRFRFRQALVEANGFDLVAMGRPEGTGCYCFANDLLSECMVQLERDYKFLVIDTEAGMEHISRGTIGKPDVLLIVSDPGARGLRTIARIREIATQLGLEPEKIHVVFNRYKSGAAPVDIGNEKPIAVIPEDPAVEAADLAATPVSRIPEDSPAWQAVRTLAGKLIVMAREKAAKEGK, encoded by the coding sequence ATGACGCAACGACCGTTTACCATAGCCCTCTCCGGGAAAGGCGGGACCGGGAAGACCACGACCAGTTCGCTCCTTGTCCGGGCATTCATCGCGGCCGGCCAGACCCCGGTCCTTGCCGTAGATGCCGATCCGAACGCAAACTTCCACGAGGCGCTCGGGGTCGAGGTAAAAGAGACGCTCGGGAGCATGCGGGAAGAGGCATTCACGCGAAACATCCCGCCGGGCATGAACCGGCACGACTATGTCCGGTTCCGGTTCCGGCAGGCACTGGTCGAAGCAAACGGTTTTGACCTGGTTGCCATGGGCCGGCCCGAGGGTACCGGCTGTTACTGTTTTGCCAACGATCTCCTCTCGGAGTGCATGGTGCAGCTCGAACGCGATTACAAGTTCCTCGTGATCGATACCGAGGCGGGGATGGAGCACATCAGCCGGGGTACGATAGGAAAGCCGGACGTGCTTTTGATCGTGAGCGACCCCGGGGCCCGGGGCCTGCGGACGATTGCCCGGATCCGGGAGATCGCCACCCAGCTCGGCCTTGAGCCGGAGAAGATCCACGTGGTCTTCAACCGGTATAAATCCGGCGCTGCGCCGGTGGATATCGGGAACGAGAAGCCTATTGCGGTGATCCCGGAAGACCCGGCGGTCGAGGCGGCGGACCTTGCGGCAACGCCGGTTTCAAGGATTCCTGAAGACAGCCCGGCGTGGCAGGCGGTACGGACGCTTGCCGGGAAACTGATTGTGATGGCGAGGGAGAAGGCGGCAAAAGAGGGGAAGTAG
- a CDS encoding ASKHA domain-containing protein — MRTVTFLPSYRKIEAKRGTTILDAAQRAGINMNVVCGGQGKCGKCIVYVPSGKVEFDRQKYGRFFSEEELAKGACLACEAIIQGDLQVVIPESTLIQEQKILVNGMDSEIEFHPSVKKYYVELQPPTLADPSPDLTRLLWGIQKTGGPVAEKMYAPLEVMREIPAVLRHSDWKVTGTIALVPGGYRLIDLQENNTSTRLYGAAVDLGSTTVVAYLWDLITGKVVAVASNYNRQISCGEDILARVNYAQKNGIEKLQALAVDSINTALTSAANTAGIDREDIYEVVVAGNTVMTHMLLGIDPAYIIKEPYVPVVQRALSVAAARIGLTCNKNCGLFAFPAVSDFIGGDIIADILACGMGDQDGISLLVDIGTNFEVVLGNNEWMFSCAGAAGPALEGGEVLFGMRANPGAIEKIAIDPVTLDPKYSTINGVKPRGITGSGLIDTLAELLSAGVIDRTGRINTEIKNPRIRTGAHFPEYVVAWAPETDIKKDIVITENDIKNLIMSKASIHAACVTLMKEAGVTHLDIGTIYFAGAFGNYINKKNATIVGLIPEIDLERIKNIGNGAVAGANLALVNRRKRKMLDGIAGRIAYIELNAEPSFMDEYTSSAFLPHTDLSLFPRVQALLESVRERKEAH; from the coding sequence ATGCGCACCGTAACCTTCCTCCCGAGCTATCGCAAGATCGAGGCAAAGCGCGGGACGACCATTCTCGACGCCGCACAAAGAGCCGGCATCAACATGAACGTGGTCTGCGGAGGGCAGGGAAAATGCGGCAAGTGCATTGTGTACGTCCCGTCCGGGAAGGTCGAGTTCGACCGGCAGAAATACGGGCGGTTCTTCTCTGAAGAAGAACTCGCCAAAGGCGCCTGCCTTGCCTGCGAAGCGATCATCCAGGGCGACCTCCAGGTGGTAATCCCCGAGAGCACGCTCATCCAGGAGCAGAAGATCCTCGTGAACGGCATGGATTCGGAGATCGAGTTCCACCCGTCCGTGAAAAAATACTATGTCGAGCTCCAGCCGCCGACGCTTGCCGACCCGTCCCCCGACCTCACCCGCCTGCTCTGGGGGATCCAGAAGACCGGCGGCCCGGTGGCCGAGAAGATGTATGCACCCCTCGAAGTGATGCGCGAGATCCCGGCCGTGCTCCGGCACAGCGACTGGAAGGTCACCGGCACCATCGCGCTCGTACCCGGCGGGTACCGGCTCATCGACCTCCAGGAGAACAATACCTCAACGAGGCTGTACGGCGCAGCCGTAGACCTTGGCTCGACCACGGTGGTCGCGTACCTCTGGGACTTAATCACCGGGAAAGTGGTGGCCGTTGCCTCCAACTACAACCGGCAGATCAGCTGCGGGGAAGATATTCTCGCCAGAGTCAACTATGCCCAGAAGAACGGGATAGAAAAGCTCCAGGCCCTGGCGGTGGACAGCATCAACACGGCGCTGACCTCGGCAGCAAATACCGCCGGGATCGACCGCGAGGATATCTACGAGGTCGTTGTCGCGGGGAACACCGTGATGACCCACATGCTGCTCGGGATCGACCCGGCGTATATCATCAAGGAGCCCTATGTCCCGGTCGTCCAGCGGGCGCTCTCCGTTGCTGCCGCACGGATCGGGCTTACCTGCAACAAGAACTGCGGGCTCTTCGCGTTCCCGGCCGTGAGCGATTTTATCGGCGGCGATATCATAGCCGACATCCTTGCCTGCGGCATGGGAGACCAGGACGGAATCTCGCTTTTGGTGGATATCGGGACGAACTTCGAGGTCGTACTCGGCAACAATGAATGGATGTTCTCCTGTGCGGGAGCGGCCGGGCCGGCGCTTGAAGGCGGCGAGGTCCTCTTCGGGATGCGGGCAAACCCCGGGGCGATCGAGAAGATCGCCATCGATCCGGTCACGCTCGACCCGAAGTATTCCACGATCAACGGGGTAAAACCCCGCGGCATCACCGGATCCGGCCTGATCGACACGCTGGCCGAACTCCTCTCTGCCGGCGTGATCGACCGCACGGGCCGGATCAATACGGAGATCAAAAATCCCCGGATCCGGACCGGTGCCCATTTCCCGGAGTACGTTGTTGCATGGGCGCCGGAGACGGATATCAAAAAAGACATCGTGATCACGGAAAACGACATCAAGAACCTCATCATGAGCAAGGCGTCCATCCATGCGGCCTGCGTGACCTTAATGAAAGAGGCCGGCGTCACGCACCTCGATATCGGCACCATCTACTTTGCCGGGGCATTCGGGAACTACATCAACAAGAAGAACGCGACCATTGTCGGCCTTATCCCGGAGATCGATCTCGAACGGATCAAGAACATCGGGAACGGTGCGGTGGCCGGGGCAAACCTCGCCCTCGTCAACCGGAGAAAGCGCAAGATGCTCGACGGGATTGCCGGCCGGATCGCCTACATCGAGCTCAATGCCGAGCCCTCGTTCATGGACGAGTACACATCGAGCGCCTTTTTGCCCCACACCGATCTCTCGCTCTTCCCCCGGGTCCAGGCGCTCCTCGAATCCGTGCGCGAGAGGAAGGAGGCACACTAA
- the acsC gene encoding acetyl-CoA decarbonylase/synthase complex subunit gamma: MALKALDIYKLLPKKNCKECGDPTCLTFAMKLAAGKADVELCPYLDDNAKNVLGATTRPPIKLVAVGVGERSYSVGEEFVLYRHDKTFYHPPGIMFVVGDTQSEEEIAAVTARVRDETLTRVGADLKFNGTAIVNTSGSAETYAKAVAAVEKTAGLPEILVSENPEALEAALVLCGTYHPVICAATPENYKPLCAIAKKHGCRLVVRAPTFDALAELTRNCVAEGVKNLLIDPAPQTLGDFLTRSTAIRELAITRAMPDLGYPVYLDATKFSDEDAAIALGIVKYASVIVCHPLSPASAKAALTLRQNIYTDPQKPIQMNPGLYRVGTPGKDAPVLMTVNFSLTFFTLQGYLESTRVPCFMLIVDTEGLSVLTAVAAGKLNETLVRDALKKFGVENEVSHKKLIIPGYAAPLSGRIEEATGWKVLVGPRDAAEIGEFIHQEWKP, translated from the coding sequence ATGGCACTCAAGGCCCTCGATATCTACAAGCTCCTCCCGAAGAAGAACTGCAAGGAGTGCGGGGATCCCACCTGCCTGACGTTTGCCATGAAGCTCGCGGCCGGGAAAGCCGATGTCGAGCTCTGCCCGTACCTCGACGACAATGCAAAGAACGTGCTCGGGGCAACCACGCGCCCGCCCATCAAACTTGTCGCGGTTGGCGTTGGCGAGCGCTCGTATTCCGTTGGGGAAGAATTTGTCCTGTACCGCCACGACAAGACCTTCTACCATCCGCCGGGCATCATGTTCGTGGTCGGGGATACCCAGAGCGAGGAAGAGATAGCTGCCGTTACCGCCCGGGTCAGGGACGAGACGCTTACCCGGGTCGGGGCAGACTTAAAATTCAACGGCACGGCGATCGTCAACACCAGCGGCTCCGCTGAAACCTATGCAAAGGCGGTTGCGGCGGTAGAAAAGACCGCCGGCCTCCCCGAGATTCTCGTATCGGAGAACCCGGAAGCGCTCGAAGCGGCTCTAGTCCTCTGCGGGACCTACCACCCGGTCATCTGTGCCGCAACCCCGGAGAATTACAAACCGCTCTGTGCCATAGCAAAAAAACACGGCTGCCGGCTGGTCGTGCGTGCGCCAACCTTCGACGCCCTCGCGGAACTCACCCGGAACTGCGTGGCGGAAGGCGTCAAAAACCTCCTGATCGATCCCGCCCCGCAGACGCTTGGCGATTTCCTTACCCGGTCCACGGCTATCCGCGAGCTTGCCATCACCCGGGCCATGCCGGATCTCGGGTACCCGGTGTACCTCGACGCAACGAAATTTTCCGATGAGGACGCTGCGATTGCGCTTGGGATCGTCAAGTACGCCTCGGTCATTGTCTGCCACCCGCTCTCGCCGGCCTCTGCAAAGGCAGCGCTCACGCTCCGGCAGAACATCTACACCGACCCGCAGAAACCCATCCAGATGAACCCGGGCCTGTACCGGGTCGGGACGCCGGGAAAAGATGCACCGGTGCTCATGACGGTAAACTTCTCCCTGACGTTTTTCACGCTCCAGGGCTACCTCGAATCCACCCGGGTCCCCTGCTTCATGCTGATTGTGGACACGGAAGGACTCTCGGTCCTGACAGCCGTTGCGGCAGGAAAGCTCAACGAAACCCTTGTCCGCGATGCGCTCAAAAAATTCGGCGTGGAGAACGAAGTCTCCCACAAGAAACTGATCATCCCGGGGTATGCCGCCCCCCTCTCGGGAAGGATCGAGGAGGCAACCGGGTGGAAGGTGCTCGTCGGCCCCCGCGATGCGGCGGAAATTGGTGAATTCATCCACCAGGAGTGGAAACCCTGA